A genome region from Mycolicibacterium litorale includes the following:
- a CDS encoding ABC transporter ATP-binding protein, whose product MTALADHMPAGKVDSGPALEVDGLSVDIRTINGTVRAVSDVSFEARRGETLALLGESGCGKSMTATALVGLLEPVAEVVEGSARLAGRDLFAVDRSTRRSLAGTELAIVFQDALTALNPLYTVGTQLAEPFRIHQGMSAKEARRKAAELMARVGIPQPESRLDSYPHQFSGGMRQRLLIAMAVALNPSVLIADEPTTALDVTVQAQIMALLRDLRAEFHMAVVLITHDLALVAEEADRVAVMYAGTIVETGPVAEVFGNPKHPYTKGLLDSVPVNAVRGEELKSIGGAPPDLHSIPAGCVYSERCPIAREICTTTRPPLAGSAGSGPMAGSAGSRPMAGSAGRRAACHFPEEVQNV is encoded by the coding sequence ATGACCGCACTGGCAGACCACATGCCCGCCGGGAAGGTCGACTCCGGCCCGGCCCTGGAGGTCGACGGGTTGAGCGTCGACATCCGCACCATCAACGGCACGGTCCGCGCCGTCAGCGACGTGTCCTTCGAGGCCCGCCGCGGCGAGACACTGGCTCTACTGGGCGAATCCGGCTGCGGGAAGTCGATGACGGCCACCGCGCTGGTCGGCCTGCTCGAACCCGTCGCCGAAGTGGTCGAGGGATCCGCCCGGCTCGCGGGCCGCGACCTGTTCGCTGTCGACCGCAGCACCCGGCGCAGCCTGGCGGGCACCGAACTGGCGATCGTCTTCCAGGACGCGCTCACCGCGCTCAACCCGCTCTACACCGTGGGCACCCAGCTCGCCGAACCGTTCCGGATCCACCAGGGGATGAGCGCCAAGGAGGCCCGGCGCAAGGCCGCTGAACTGATGGCGCGCGTGGGGATTCCACAACCCGAGTCCCGCCTGGACTCCTACCCGCACCAGTTCTCCGGCGGGATGCGGCAGCGGCTTCTGATCGCGATGGCCGTCGCGCTCAACCCCAGCGTCCTGATCGCCGACGAACCCACCACCGCACTCGACGTCACCGTGCAGGCCCAGATCATGGCGCTGCTGCGCGACCTGCGCGCCGAATTCCACATGGCCGTCGTGCTGATCACCCACGACCTGGCCCTGGTGGCCGAAGAGGCCGACCGGGTGGCGGTCATGTACGCCGGGACCATCGTCGAGACCGGACCCGTGGCCGAGGTGTTCGGCAACCCGAAGCACCCGTACACCAAGGGCCTGCTCGACTCCGTGCCGGTCAACGCGGTCCGCGGTGAGGAGCTCAAGTCGATCGGCGGCGCCCCGCCGGATCTGCACTCGATCCCTGCCGGATGCGTGTACTCCGAGCGGTGCCCCATCGCGCGCGAGATCTGCACGACGACCCGGCCGCCGTTGGCCGGCTCCGCCGGCTCAGGCCCGATGGCCGGCTCCGCCGGCTCACGCCCGATGGCCGGCTCCGCCGGCCGGCGCGCCGCGTGCCACTTCCCCGAGGAGGTCCAGAATGTCTGA
- a CDS encoding sulfite exporter TauE/SafE family protein translates to MSMWEYSVIAAAIVLASCMQASIGFGMGMLAAPVVAIVDPALIPATLIMLATMVTVLVVLRERQQIDLAGTGWALVGRVPGTVAGALLLAALPERALAIALAGVVLGGVVLTSVGWAPVPHRRNLVVAGAASGLLGTATSIGGPPMALVWQKVTGARLRGTMNGFFLVGSVLSVAVLAATGAVGSHTFRAFALLMPACVVGYGLSRLVNRVLDQRRQRWLAIGVSTIGAVVLITRQVVGF, encoded by the coding sequence GTGAGCATGTGGGAGTACTCGGTGATCGCCGCGGCCATCGTGCTGGCCTCGTGCATGCAGGCGTCGATCGGATTCGGCATGGGCATGCTGGCGGCGCCGGTCGTGGCGATCGTCGATCCGGCGCTGATCCCCGCGACGCTGATCATGCTGGCCACCATGGTGACGGTGCTCGTGGTGCTGCGCGAACGGCAGCAGATCGACCTGGCCGGGACGGGTTGGGCGCTGGTCGGCCGGGTGCCGGGCACCGTCGCGGGGGCACTGCTGCTGGCCGCACTGCCCGAACGGGCCTTGGCGATCGCGCTGGCCGGCGTGGTCCTCGGCGGGGTGGTGCTCACCTCCGTCGGCTGGGCTCCGGTGCCGCACCGCCGCAACCTGGTGGTCGCCGGGGCGGCGTCCGGTCTGCTCGGCACCGCCACCTCGATCGGCGGGCCGCCGATGGCGCTGGTGTGGCAGAAGGTCACCGGTGCGCGGTTGCGCGGCACCATGAACGGGTTCTTCCTCGTCGGCTCGGTGCTGTCGGTGGCGGTGTTGGCGGCGACCGGGGCCGTCGGCTCGCACACGTTCCGGGCCTTCGCCCTGCTGATGCCGGCGTGCGTCGTCGGCTACGGGCTGTCCCGCCTGGTGAACCGCGTGCTCGATCAGCGCAGGCAGCGCTGGCTGGCGATCGGGGTGTCCACGATCGGTGCCGTCGTGCTGATCACCCGGCAGGTGGTCGGGTTCTGA
- a CDS encoding ATP-binding cassette domain-containing protein — protein sequence MSDSPEPVVVARGLTVSGPWGPVYGPVDLDIEEGGVSVLVCPAGSGRTALLLTLAGRMRPQRGTLSVFGVTQPRRIFALAAIAGIDELDQVSESVTVRDAVTEQLRWNAPWYRFVRRAGAADLRAVCAPVFGDLPLPPLTEYVEELTELDRLLLRIALANTARPPLLVVGNLDYVTSDRNRELLLQRLIELGRDQTVVTATVNGVTSDAVRAQLVVENTSRADLVHGQKGE from the coding sequence ATGTCCGACTCGCCGGAACCGGTGGTGGTGGCCAGGGGGCTCACGGTGTCCGGTCCGTGGGGTCCGGTCTACGGCCCCGTCGACCTCGACATCGAGGAGGGCGGGGTGAGCGTGCTGGTCTGCCCGGCCGGCTCCGGGCGGACCGCGCTACTGCTCACGCTGGCGGGACGGATGCGGCCGCAGCGCGGGACGCTGTCGGTGTTCGGTGTCACCCAACCGCGGCGCATCTTCGCACTGGCCGCCATCGCCGGCATCGACGAACTCGACCAGGTCTCCGAATCGGTGACGGTGCGCGACGCGGTGACCGAGCAGCTGCGGTGGAACGCGCCCTGGTACCGATTCGTCCGCCGTGCCGGTGCCGCGGACCTGCGCGCCGTGTGCGCGCCCGTGTTCGGTGACCTGCCGCTGCCGCCGCTCACCGAGTACGTCGAAGAGCTGACCGAACTGGACCGGCTGCTGCTGCGCATCGCGCTGGCCAACACTGCGCGGCCACCGCTTCTCGTGGTCGGCAACCTGGACTACGTCACCAGTGACCGCAACCGGGAGTTGTTGCTGCAGAGGCTGATCGAACTGGGCCGAGACCAGACCGTCGTCACCGCCACCGTCAACGGCGTCACCAGCGATGCGGTGCGGGCACAGCTCGTCGTCGAGAACACCTCCCGGGCCGACCTCGTGCACGGCCAGAAAGGCGAATGA
- a CDS encoding IclR family transcriptional regulator: MAVRSDMSVRKVKSAVRTVELLEYLAARQDRPARIREICTALDMPRSSAHALLRTLVDQGWVRSDPSGTQYGIGVRALLVGTSYLDSDPYLPVIAPFLDDLRRDLDETFHIGRLDGTDVVYLATRESRQYVRTTNKVGRRLPAHACALGKALLAERFGAERDAAIPGVLTPLTPRTLTDREALDAALDEATIRGYATDDEENTPGVRCFAVALPYLRPAQDAISASVPVHRLNPEREREIVDALRMVCDKVTRVVRPLANGDKWFAG, encoded by the coding sequence GTGGCGGTGCGCTCAGACATGTCGGTGCGCAAGGTGAAGTCGGCGGTGCGCACCGTCGAACTGCTCGAATACCTTGCCGCACGGCAGGACCGGCCCGCGCGGATCCGCGAGATCTGCACAGCGCTGGACATGCCGCGCAGCAGCGCGCACGCCCTGCTGCGCACGCTCGTCGACCAGGGCTGGGTGCGTTCGGACCCGTCGGGCACGCAGTACGGCATCGGGGTGCGGGCGCTGCTCGTCGGCACCAGCTATCTCGACTCCGACCCCTACCTCCCGGTGATCGCGCCGTTCCTCGACGACCTGCGCCGCGACCTCGACGAGACGTTCCACATCGGCCGGCTCGACGGCACCGACGTGGTGTACCTCGCCACCCGCGAGTCACGCCAGTACGTGCGCACCACGAACAAGGTGGGCCGCCGTCTACCGGCCCACGCGTGCGCGTTGGGCAAGGCGCTGCTGGCCGAGCGCTTCGGCGCCGAGCGCGACGCGGCGATCCCGGGGGTGCTCACCCCGCTGACGCCACGCACGCTCACCGACCGCGAGGCTCTGGACGCGGCGCTCGACGAGGCGACGATCCGCGGGTACGCCACCGACGACGAGGAGAACACCCCGGGCGTGCGCTGCTTCGCGGTCGCGCTGCCCTATCTGCGGCCCGCGCAGGACGCGATCAGCGCGTCGGTGCCGGTCCACCGGCTGAACCCCGAACGGGAGCGTGAGATCGTCGACGCGCTGCGCATGGTGTGCGACAAGGTGACTCGCGTGGTGCGTCCACTGGCCAACGGCGACAAGTGGTTCGCCGGATGA
- a CDS encoding YhgE/Pip family protein produces MLAGFSLGTDIKRYSRGTLPRIALVTIVLMPLLYGAMYLWAFWNPFGEVNKLPVALVNEDAGAQTGGRHVNAGDQVAGALLSSGQLDLHPTSAADAAQGVKDGRYYFSITIPADFSVAVASPAGDRPRKAQLRFTYNNTNNYLSSIIGQNAAREVANQVDAAIGQQTVGQVLDGVQDAGAGLQRAADGADQLRDGLVQADDGAHRLASGSAELAEGLVTARDGSATLAAGAEQLSDGISTATDPLLTVLDRVSGLGLNPDEVGALASDVSGLVRQASDRIASLNIDQAQAAVIVDQVVGLLRANPDPTVRALGDTLAGTQRLLRAQNADPTTDQGLITLRDKAAALEAELGDPNSSLRTFLTRALTGGLRADVERLRDGAAELSSGAGQLNSGLVALADGGTQVSQGAATLADGTGRLRDGSVELATGLRDGAAQVPQWSEQQRTQVAQTLAQPVAVDQVVENPAPTFGTGFAPFFLPLALFIGALIIWMLLTPLQSRPIVNGLGALRVVLASYWPALLIAFCQVVVMYLVVHFGVGLKATHALGTVLFLMLVAAAFLALIQAFNAVFGVAVGRVVTLAFLMFQLVSAGGIYPVETTPKPFQALHVVDPMTYAVNGLRQLTVGGVDARLGVAVAVLAGILAASVAASSWAARRNRQYTMERLKPPIEV; encoded by the coding sequence ATGCTGGCGGGATTCTCGTTGGGAACCGACATCAAGCGTTACTCGCGCGGGACGCTGCCCCGCATCGCGCTCGTGACGATCGTGCTGATGCCGCTGCTGTACGGCGCGATGTATCTGTGGGCGTTCTGGAATCCCTTCGGAGAGGTGAACAAGCTGCCCGTCGCGCTGGTCAACGAGGATGCCGGCGCGCAGACCGGGGGCAGGCACGTCAACGCGGGCGATCAGGTGGCCGGGGCGCTGCTGTCCTCCGGCCAGCTCGACCTGCACCCCACGTCGGCGGCCGACGCCGCGCAGGGCGTCAAGGACGGCCGCTACTACTTCAGCATCACCATCCCGGCCGACTTCAGCGTCGCGGTCGCGTCACCGGCCGGTGACCGTCCGCGAAAAGCCCAGCTGCGGTTCACCTACAACAACACCAACAACTATCTCTCCTCGATCATCGGGCAGAACGCCGCCCGCGAGGTGGCCAACCAGGTGGACGCGGCGATCGGTCAGCAGACGGTCGGTCAGGTGCTCGACGGCGTGCAGGACGCCGGTGCCGGATTGCAGCGGGCCGCCGACGGCGCCGACCAGTTGCGCGACGGGCTGGTGCAGGCCGACGACGGCGCGCATCGCCTGGCGTCCGGATCCGCCGAACTGGCAGAGGGTCTGGTGACCGCCCGCGACGGATCGGCGACGCTGGCGGCGGGTGCCGAGCAGTTGTCCGACGGGATCAGTACCGCAACCGATCCGCTGCTCACCGTGCTGGACCGGGTCAGCGGGCTGGGACTGAACCCGGACGAGGTGGGTGCGCTCGCCTCGGACGTGAGCGGGCTGGTGCGCCAGGCGAGTGACCGTATCGCGTCGCTGAACATCGACCAGGCACAGGCGGCCGTCATCGTCGACCAGGTGGTCGGGCTGCTGCGGGCGAACCCGGATCCTACGGTCCGCGCGCTCGGCGACACCCTGGCGGGCACCCAGCGGCTGCTGCGGGCGCAGAACGCCGACCCGACCACCGACCAGGGCCTGATCACGCTGCGCGACAAGGCGGCTGCGCTCGAAGCCGAACTCGGCGATCCGAACAGTTCCCTGCGGACATTCCTCACCCGGGCGCTGACCGGCGGGCTGCGCGCCGACGTCGAGCGCCTGCGCGACGGCGCCGCCGAACTGAGCAGTGGCGCCGGCCAACTCAACAGCGGGCTGGTCGCCCTGGCCGACGGCGGCACCCAGGTGTCACAGGGTGCGGCCACGCTGGCCGACGGCACGGGTCGGCTGCGGGACGGCAGCGTGGAACTGGCGACCGGCCTGCGGGACGGCGCCGCGCAGGTGCCGCAGTGGTCCGAGCAGCAGCGCACGCAGGTCGCGCAGACCTTGGCTCAGCCGGTCGCCGTCGATCAGGTCGTCGAGAACCCGGCGCCCACGTTCGGCACCGGGTTCGCGCCGTTCTTCCTGCCGCTGGCGCTGTTCATCGGCGCGCTGATCATCTGGATGCTGTTGACGCCGCTGCAGTCCCGGCCGATCGTCAACGGTCTCGGCGCGCTGCGGGTGGTGCTCGCCTCGTACTGGCCGGCGCTGCTCATCGCGTTCTGTCAGGTGGTCGTCATGTATCTGGTCGTGCACTTCGGCGTGGGCCTCAAGGCCACGCATGCACTGGGCACGGTCCTGTTCCTGATGCTGGTGGCCGCGGCGTTCCTGGCGCTCATCCAGGCGTTCAACGCGGTGTTCGGGGTGGCGGTGGGCCGGGTGGTCACGCTGGCGTTCCTGATGTTCCAGCTGGTCTCGGCGGGCGGCATCTATCCGGTGGAGACCACGCCGAAACCGTTCCAGGCGCTGCACGTGGTCGACCCGATGACGTATGCGGTGAACGGGTTGCGTCAGTTGACGGTCGGCGGTGTCGATGCCCGGTTGGGCGTGGCGGTGGCGGTGCTCGCCGGGATCCTGGCGGCGTCGGTGGCCGCCAGTTCGTGGGCGGCCCGCCGCAACCGGCAGTACACGATGGAACGGCTCAAACCGCCGATCGAGGTGTGA
- a CDS encoding metallophosphoesterase has product MFLVVLASILGLIHLYLWKRLVKDTTRPGRTRRILTVVLLGCLALLMAALILPRTVGVREAAWAAWPGYLWFGLAAYLLLALLVLEPVRLVFRRWVRRGTPPPVPADAPAASSPEVNRRLFLARAGAVAAGAASVGLVGFGAATALGPPQVQTVPIRLRRLDPAFAGFRIAVVSDIHLGPLAGRAHTERLVRIINETGADLVAIVGDLVDGTVAELGPAAEPLRDLSAPEGTFFVTGNHEYFVEDPFSWLRELERLGVQPLRNENTAIRRGAAAFDLAGVNDLAGENHSDAPDFDRALGSLDPSRPTVLMAHQPIMVSEAAARGVDLQLSGHTHGGQMWPFHYAVRAVQPAIAGLSTVADTQLYVSRGAGFWGPPVRIGAPPDITVLSLSPDA; this is encoded by the coding sequence ATGTTCCTCGTCGTCCTCGCCTCGATCCTGGGGCTCATCCACCTCTACCTGTGGAAGCGGCTGGTCAAGGACACCACCCGGCCGGGCCGCACCCGCCGGATCCTGACCGTTGTACTGCTCGGGTGCCTCGCGCTGCTGATGGCGGCGCTGATCCTGCCGAGGACCGTCGGTGTGCGGGAGGCGGCGTGGGCCGCCTGGCCGGGTTATCTCTGGTTCGGCCTGGCGGCCTACCTGCTGCTGGCGCTGCTGGTGCTGGAACCGGTCCGGCTGGTGTTCCGCCGCTGGGTGCGCCGCGGGACGCCTCCGCCCGTCCCCGCCGACGCGCCGGCCGCGTCGTCGCCCGAGGTGAACCGACGCCTGTTCCTGGCCCGTGCCGGGGCAGTGGCGGCCGGCGCCGCCTCGGTCGGCCTGGTCGGGTTCGGCGCGGCCACCGCACTCGGTCCGCCTCAGGTGCAGACCGTGCCGATCCGGCTGCGCCGGCTCGACCCCGCCTTCGCCGGCTTCCGCATCGCGGTGGTGTCCGACATCCACCTCGGACCGCTGGCGGGCCGCGCGCACACCGAGCGGCTCGTCCGGATCATCAACGAGACCGGGGCCGACCTCGTCGCGATCGTCGGCGATCTGGTCGACGGCACCGTGGCGGAACTCGGCCCCGCCGCTGAACCGCTGCGGGACCTGAGCGCTCCCGAGGGCACGTTCTTCGTCACCGGCAACCACGAGTACTTCGTCGAGGATCCGTTCTCGTGGCTGCGTGAGCTCGAACGCCTCGGCGTGCAGCCGTTGCGCAACGAGAACACGGCGATCCGGCGCGGCGCCGCGGCGTTCGACCTCGCCGGCGTCAACGACCTGGCCGGCGAGAACCATTCGGACGCACCGGATTTCGACCGCGCCCTGGGGTCTCTCGACCCATCGCGGCCGACGGTGCTGATGGCGCACCAGCCGATCATGGTGTCCGAGGCGGCCGCGCGCGGGGTGGACCTGCAGCTCTCCGGTCACACCCACGGCGGGCAGATGTGGCCGTTCCACTACGCCGTCCGCGCCGTGCAACCCGCGATCGCGGGGCTCTCCACGGTCGCCGACACACAGCTGTACGTGAGCCGCGGCGCGGGGTTCTGGGGCCCTCCGGTGCGAATCGGTGCGCCGCCGGACATCACCGTGTTGTCCTTGAGTCCAGACGCGTGA
- a CDS encoding 2-hydroxyacid dehydrogenase → MKIVVADTNLIPHRQRFCDGLPDGATVVWADPADAETLHDAMVDADVFVGGRFPAHLAAAANRLRMVHVAGAGTDKIDFDALGPEVVVANTFHHEQSIAEYIVATAVLLRRQFLIQDRALRTGRWATSVYDRSIAQPAALKDARVGFVGFGHIGRRAWEVLRVLGADGIAVTGSGSLDAAAEGLRWTADTGDLGRLMSESDVVVVSAPLTERTVGMIGADELRALGPDGVLINVGRGPLVAEDALYEALSAGTIAGAAIDVWYQYPDGDGVGAPSRLPFGRLPNVLMTPHSSGVTGHTFTGRVDDIVANIGRLQRGEPLRNVVSR, encoded by the coding sequence ATGAAGATCGTGGTCGCCGACACCAACCTGATCCCGCACCGACAGCGGTTCTGCGACGGCCTGCCCGACGGCGCCACGGTGGTGTGGGCGGACCCGGCGGATGCCGAGACGCTGCACGACGCCATGGTCGACGCGGACGTGTTCGTCGGCGGCCGGTTCCCCGCTCATCTCGCCGCGGCGGCGAATCGGTTGCGAATGGTCCACGTCGCGGGCGCTGGTACCGACAAGATCGACTTCGACGCGCTGGGCCCCGAAGTGGTGGTTGCCAACACCTTTCACCACGAACAGTCGATCGCCGAATACATCGTCGCCACCGCGGTGCTGCTGCGCAGGCAGTTCCTGATCCAGGACCGCGCGCTGCGCACCGGCCGCTGGGCGACATCGGTGTACGACAGGTCGATCGCCCAGCCCGCAGCGCTGAAAGACGCCCGCGTCGGATTCGTCGGCTTCGGCCACATCGGCAGGCGCGCCTGGGAGGTGTTGCGTGTGCTCGGCGCCGACGGCATCGCGGTCACCGGCAGCGGATCGCTCGACGCCGCGGCCGAAGGTCTGCGGTGGACGGCCGACACCGGCGACCTCGGACGGTTGATGTCCGAGTCCGACGTCGTGGTGGTGTCGGCGCCGCTGACCGAACGGACCGTCGGGATGATCGGCGCCGACGAACTGCGCGCGCTCGGACCGGACGGTGTGCTGATCAACGTGGGTCGCGGCCCGCTGGTCGCCGAAGATGCCCTCTACGAAGCGCTTTCGGCCGGAACCATCGCGGGCGCGGCCATCGACGTGTGGTATCAGTACCCCGACGGCGACGGAGTCGGCGCCCCGAGTCGGCTGCCTTTCGGCCGGTTGCCCAACGTGCTGATGACCCCGCACTCCTCGGGCGTCACCGGCCACACGTTCACCGGACGCGTCGACGACATCGTGGCCAACATCGGCCGGTTGCAGCGCGGAGAACCGCTGCGCAACGTGGTCAGCCGCTGA
- a CDS encoding enolase C-terminal domain-like protein: MTSSHRTPVVRDMNVVPVAGHDSMLLNLSGAHAPFFTRNLVLLTDSDGRTGVGEVPGGEAIRRTLEDAATQVVGTPVGDYHATLSAIRRAYGDRDSGGRGAQTFDLRVTVHAVTAVESALLDLLGQYLEVPVAALLGDGQQRDRVPALGYLFFVGDRNRTDLAYRSAADEDADADEWLRIRHDEALTPQAVVRLAEAARDRYGFRDFKLKGGVLAAADEAKAVMALADRFPDARITLDPNGSWLLADAVRTCRELGDVLAYAEDPVGPEGGFSGREVMAEFKRATGLRTATNMIATDWRELGHAVKANAVDIPLADPHFWTMHGSVRVAQLCDAWGLTWGSHSNNHFDVSLAMFTHAAAAAPGDITAIDTHWIWQDGQRITKEPYVIADGHLTVPDRPGLGVDIDHEALAAAHDLYLREALGARDDATAMRFLVPGWTFDSKRPALHR; the protein is encoded by the coding sequence ATGACCTCGTCACATCGCACCCCCGTCGTCCGCGACATGAACGTCGTGCCGGTGGCCGGCCACGACAGCATGCTGCTCAACCTCAGTGGGGCACACGCACCGTTCTTCACGCGGAACCTGGTGCTGCTCACTGATTCCGACGGGCGCACCGGCGTCGGCGAGGTGCCGGGCGGGGAGGCCATCCGGCGCACCCTCGAGGATGCGGCCACGCAGGTCGTGGGCACGCCGGTGGGGGACTACCACGCCACCCTGTCGGCGATCCGGCGCGCGTACGGCGACCGGGACAGCGGTGGCCGCGGCGCGCAGACCTTCGACCTGCGGGTCACCGTCCACGCCGTCACCGCCGTGGAGTCCGCCCTGCTCGACCTGCTCGGCCAGTACCTCGAGGTGCCGGTGGCCGCGCTGCTCGGCGACGGCCAGCAGCGCGACCGCGTGCCGGCCCTGGGCTACCTGTTCTTCGTCGGGGACCGCAACCGCACGGACCTGGCGTACCGCAGCGCCGCCGACGAGGACGCGGACGCCGACGAGTGGCTTCGGATCCGCCACGACGAAGCGCTGACCCCGCAGGCCGTCGTCCGGCTGGCCGAGGCCGCCCGCGACCGCTACGGATTCCGCGACTTCAAGCTCAAGGGCGGCGTGCTCGCGGCCGCCGACGAGGCCAAGGCCGTGATGGCGCTGGCCGACCGGTTCCCGGACGCACGGATCACGTTGGACCCCAACGGCAGCTGGCTGCTCGCCGACGCCGTGCGGACCTGCCGGGAACTCGGCGACGTGCTGGCCTACGCGGAGGATCCGGTCGGACCCGAAGGCGGATTCTCCGGCCGCGAGGTGATGGCCGAGTTCAAACGGGCCACCGGGCTGCGTACGGCCACCAACATGATCGCGACGGACTGGCGCGAGCTGGGGCATGCTGTCAAGGCGAACGCGGTCGACATCCCGCTGGCCGATCCGCACTTCTGGACCATGCACGGCTCGGTGCGCGTCGCCCAACTGTGCGACGCGTGGGGTCTGACGTGGGGGTCGCACTCCAACAACCACTTCGACGTCTCACTGGCGATGTTCACCCACGCGGCCGCGGCCGCACCGGGCGACATCACGGCGATCGACACGCACTGGATCTGGCAGGACGGCCAGCGGATCACCAAGGAGCCGTACGTGATCGCCGACGGCCACCTCACCGTTCCGGACCGCCCTGGCCTCGGCGTGGACATCGACCACGAGGCGCTCGCGGCCGCCCATGACCTGTACCTGCGCGAGGCGCTCGGCGCCCGCGACGACGCCACGGCCATGCGCTTCCTGGTGCCGGGCTGGACCTTCGACAGCAAGCGCCCGGCGCTGCACCGGTGA
- a CDS encoding 2-oxo-4-hydroxy-4-carboxy-5-ureidoimidazoline decarboxylase — MLMHQGIGLAAFNEMPFRRAVHAVYECCCSVALAADLARARPFANHDALFREADALLFALSEESIDSILQAYPDVGRRPGSEKSAAEQCAVFDERPEVMEQLSAASRHYLVRFGFGFVMCVNGLCAQDVLATINDRLLNDHETERKVVRNELARINRARLERMLGPEGGYHNW; from the coding sequence ATGCTGATGCATCAGGGCATTGGCCTCGCGGCCTTCAACGAGATGCCGTTCCGCCGCGCCGTGCACGCGGTGTACGAATGCTGCTGCAGCGTGGCGCTCGCCGCCGATCTGGCCCGCGCCCGGCCGTTCGCGAATCACGACGCGCTGTTCCGGGAGGCCGACGCGCTGCTGTTCGCGCTGTCGGAGGAGTCCATCGACTCGATCCTGCAGGCCTACCCGGACGTCGGCCGCCGCCCCGGCAGTGAGAAGTCCGCGGCCGAGCAGTGCGCGGTGTTCGACGAGCGGCCTGAGGTGATGGAGCAGCTCAGCGCGGCCTCCCGCCACTATCTGGTGCGTTTCGGGTTCGGGTTCGTCATGTGCGTCAACGGTCTGTGCGCCCAGGATGTGCTGGCGACCATCAACGACCGCCTGCTCAACGACCACGAGACCGAGCGCAAGGTGGTCCGCAACGAACTGGCCCGGATCAACCGCGCGCGGCTGGAACGGATGCTCGGCCCCGAAGGCGGCTACCACAACTGGTGA
- a CDS encoding ABC transporter ATP-binding protein has translation MSEQLLTVRDLRKSFRVPGAGKKRLGALDGINLDLARGETLGLVGESGCGKSTLARTLMMLERPDSGTVRFDGIDPYTLRGKELLTFRRRVQMVFQDPYASLNARMSAGEIIAEPWRTHRSLYANRRDRDMRVRGLLDLVGLGAKAADKYPQEFSGGQRQRIGIARALALNPDVIICDEPVSALDLSVQAQVLNLLNELQQQLQISYIFISHDLSVVRHVADRVAVMYLGRIVEHGGTEPVFDRANHPYTAALMSAAPKLDAAQRRERILLRGEVPSPLNPPSGCRFRTRCWRATDVCATAPPPAAVDPLAAGHSAECYHPMQSEDANAVTMSA, from the coding sequence ATGTCTGAGCAGTTGCTGACCGTGCGAGATCTGCGCAAGTCCTTCCGCGTGCCCGGTGCCGGCAAGAAACGGCTGGGTGCGCTCGACGGGATCAACCTCGACCTGGCCCGGGGTGAGACTCTGGGCCTGGTCGGCGAATCCGGCTGCGGTAAGTCGACATTGGCGCGCACGCTGATGATGCTCGAGCGCCCCGACTCGGGAACCGTCCGATTCGACGGCATCGACCCGTACACACTGCGCGGGAAAGAGCTGCTGACGTTCCGCCGGCGCGTGCAGATGGTCTTCCAGGATCCCTACGCCTCGCTGAACGCCCGCATGTCGGCCGGCGAGATCATCGCCGAACCGTGGCGCACCCACCGCTCGCTGTATGCCAACCGGCGTGACCGCGACATGCGCGTGCGCGGTCTGCTCGACCTCGTCGGCCTCGGCGCGAAGGCCGCCGACAAGTATCCGCAGGAATTCTCCGGCGGTCAGCGGCAGCGCATCGGCATCGCCAGGGCGCTCGCACTCAACCCCGATGTGATCATCTGTGACGAACCGGTGTCGGCGCTCGACCTCTCGGTTCAGGCGCAGGTGCTCAACCTCCTCAACGAGCTCCAGCAGCAGCTGCAGATCTCCTACATCTTCATCAGCCACGACCTGTCGGTGGTGCGCCACGTCGCCGACCGGGTGGCGGTGATGTACCTGGGCCGCATCGTCGAGCACGGCGGCACCGAGCCGGTGTTCGACCGCGCCAACCACCCCTACACCGCGGCGCTGATGTCGGCCGCACCCAAACTCGACGCCGCTCAGCGACGCGAACGCATCCTGCTGCGCGGGGAAGTGCCCTCCCCGCTGAACCCGCCGTCCGGATGCCGCTTCCGCACCCGCTGCTGGCGTGCCACCGACGTGTGTGCGACGGCGCCGCCGCCCGCGGCGGTCGACCCGCTGGCCGCCGGCCACAGTGCCGAGTGCTACCACCCGATGCAGAGCGAGGACGCGAATGCGGTCACGATGTCGGCGTGA